In Pseudoclavibacter sp. Marseille-Q3772, the sequence CATCCACACGGTCGCAATCGACACCTCCACGCAGATTGACCTGCTCAATATCTTCTATGCCATCGAGTGGATGGTGTTCGCGGTCATGGCGATCTACCTCTGGTTCCGCATGGTGCGCGACGACTACCTCGCCGACCAGCACGCCCGCTCAGACGACGTTATTGCCGCGCAGGTGCGCCGCGAACTGCTCCTCGAGCTCGCGCGCGACCGCGCCGCGGCCAGTCCCTCAGTAACCGACCCCAGCAATCAGGAGCATCAGTGAGCATCCCCACCCCCGATGAGTTTCCGGCGATCCGCGCGCGGCTGCGCTTCTACCAGGTGACCGCGTGGATCACCGGTGTGCTGCTATTGCTGCTCGTGGCCGAGATGGTGCTGAAGTACGCGTTCAACCTCGAAGTTGAGCTCGGCGGCCCGTTCGGGTTTATCGCCACGCTGCCACCGGAACAGGTCACTGCCATCAACCTGTCAAAGTGGATCCTCATCATCCACGGTTGGTTTTACGTCGTCTACCTGCTGGCTTGCTATCTCGTGTGGCAGAAGATGCGCTGGGAGATCGGCTGGCTACTCGCGATGGCGGGCGGCGGTGTGGTGCCGTTCCTATCGTTCATTACCGAATACCTGATGACGCGCCGCGCCAGCCGACAGCTCGACGAATACCGCCAACACTGGGTCGAGCGTGAACGCGAAGACGCACAACTCGCCGATGTTGAGGCGGGCCTGAGTGAGCGAGAGCGCGCCGAGCTGGATGCGCGAGTGGCGGAAGAGGTCGCGCGGCGGCAGGACCAATAGCCGGATGCGAACCCGTAGACTGGCATGGTGACGACTTCAACCGACGCCAGGCCAGTTCTCGTAGTCGATTTCGGAGCGCAATACGCGCAGCTGATCGCACGCCGCGTGCGCGAGGCAAACGTGTACTCCGAGATCGTGCCGCACACCATCACCGCAGCCGAGGTTCGCGACAAGCAGCCGCTGGCGATCGTGCTCTCCGGGGGTCCGGCGAGCGTGTACGCCGAAGACGCGGCGAAGTTCGACGCCGAGATTTTCGAGCTCGGAATCCCAACGTTCGGTATCTGCTACGGCTTCCAGACGATGGCGGTTGCCCTCGGTGGCGAGGTCGCCCGCACCGGCAGGCGCGAGTACGGATCGACCGACACCCAGCTCACCGAGGCGGCCTCCACATCCTGCCTGTTCGCCGGGCAGCCCGCCGAGCAGGTCGTGTGGATGAGCCACGGTGACTCGGTAGCGAGCGCCCCAGAGGGCTTCGAGGTACTCGCCAGCACGGCAGACACCCCGGTCGCAGCCTTCGGTGACGACACCCGCAAACTCTATGGCGTGCAGTGGCACCCGGAGGTGCTGCACTCCGCACACGGCCAGCAGGTGCTCGAGGCGTTCTTGCACCAGACTGCAGGGATCCCGAACGATTGGAAACCGTCGTCGATCATCGACGAGCAGGTGGCCCGCATCCGCGAACAGATCGGCGATAACGAGGTCATCTGCGCCCTTTCTGGTGGCGTGGACTCGGCCGTTGCCGCAGCGCTCGTGCAGCGCGCGGTCGGTGACAAACTCACTTGTGTGTTCGTTGACCACGGGCTGCTGCGCAAGAACGAGCGCAAGCAGGTTGAAGAAGACTTCGTGAAGGCGACCGGCGTTCGGCTGGTCACGGTGGATGCGGCAGAGCAGTTCCTGGGGGAGCTTGCTGGAGTTACCGACCCCGAGGCGAAACGTAAGATCATCGGCCGCGAGTTCATCCGCGTGTTTGAGCAGACCGCGGCAGAGCTGGTGGCGCAATCGCGCAATGACGGCGAACCCGGCGAGATTAAGTTCCTCGTACAGGGAACCCTCTACCCGGACGTTGTGGAATCCGGTGGCGGAACCGGCACCGCGAACATCAAATCGCATCACAACGTCGGTGGCCTGCCGGAGGACATGACCTTTGAGCTGGTCGAACCGCTGCGTGCGCTGTTTAAGGATGAGGTACGCGCAGTCGGTCGCGAGCTCGGCGTGCCGGAAGTGATCGTTGCTCGTCAACCGTTCCCCGGTCCGGGTCTCGGTATCCGCATTATCGGCGAAGTAACGCACGAGCGCCTCGAACTGCTGCGCGAGGCCGACGCGATTGTGCGTGAGGAACTCACCGCAGCGGGGCTGGATGAAGAGATCTGGCAGTGCCCGGTCGTACTGCTGGCCGATGTGCGCTCAGTGGGTGTGCAGGGTGACGGTCGCACCTACGGGCACCCGATCGTTATTCGTCCGGTGTCGAGCGAGGATGCGATGACCGCGGACTGGACTCGCCTGCCGTATGACGTAATTGCTCGGGTTTCGAACCGCATTACGAACGAAGTCGATGGTGTGAACCGCGTGGTCATGGACGTTACTTCCAAGCCACCGGGAACGATCGAATGGGAATAACCCGCTTCATGTCCGCAGTCTTGGGTGGCTGCGGGCACGGTTCATGTATCGGCGCGGTAGTGTAAACCGCATGGACGCAACCGCCACGACGAAAGACCGCACCGATACTCGCCCGGACTCGAGGGGGAGTGGCGCACTCGGCTCGTGGCTGCTGGTCGACCTCATCCTTGTAGGCCTGTTCGCTCTCATCGGGCGTGCCGCGCACCGCGAATCCCTCGACTTCGCTGGCTGGTTCGCGACCGCATCCCCATTTCTGGTGGCGCTCGCGGTTGGCTGGGCGATTGCGCTGCTACTCGGGGTGGATACGAAGCGCGTCTCGTTCGCCGATCACACCATCATCGCAATGACGATCGCCCTCGGACTGGGGCTGCGGGTACTCAGCGGCGAAACCGCTGAGGTGCCGTTCGTGCTGGTTGCGACCGTGGTGTTGCTGGTGTTCCTGCTGGTGCCGCGCCTGGTGGTGCGCACCGTCGCGCGGCGGCGATAGCCTCCGTCACCTGGCCGCCTGGGCTTCCTTCCGGCGAAGTATTTCATGCGCTGTCGGCGGACAACTCGGGTGATTTCTTAACAATCATCCCTAGACTGTCTGTAACGCAAACCGTCAGCAGGAGAGGTTTATGTCGAACTCGGCACTTAAGCGCAACCCGTACTTTAACGGGCAGATTCAGGATGCACCGCGCCAGGCAGCGCCGGCAGGTCAGGGGCAGCAGTATGGCCAGCAGTACGGTCAACAGCCCGGTTACGGCCAGCAGCCAATGCACGAGGCCCCGCAGTATGGTCAGGGATACCAGCAGCCCGGCTACCCACAGGGCTACCAGCAGGTGCAGGCACCCGGTCCCGAGCAACTGAATCACCAGTTCAACATGCCCTCGCCATCGGCGGACAGCATGGACCGGATGACCGTTGAGGACTCGATCGCGAAGTCGGCGACACTGTTCGCTGTCGTGCTCGCCGCGGCCGCGGGTACCTGGATGGTTGCGCTGGCAAACCCGCAGTTGGGTCTTGGTCTGGCAGTAATCGGTTCGCTCGTTGCGCTGGTGCTGTCGTTTGTGCTGGCCTTCAAGAAGGAACCGAGCGTTCCGCTCATCATGATCTTCGGTGTCGCCGAGGGTCTGCTGGTCGGTGGATTCTC encodes:
- a CDS encoding DUF3817 domain-containing protein gives rise to the protein MSIPTPDEFPAIRARLRFYQVTAWITGVLLLLLVAEMVLKYAFNLEVELGGPFGFIATLPPEQVTAINLSKWILIIHGWFYVVYLLACYLVWQKMRWEIGWLLAMAGGGVVPFLSFITEYLMTRRASRQLDEYRQHWVEREREDAQLADVEAGLSERERAELDARVAEEVARRQDQ
- the guaA gene encoding glutamine-hydrolyzing GMP synthase, which gives rise to MTTSTDARPVLVVDFGAQYAQLIARRVREANVYSEIVPHTITAAEVRDKQPLAIVLSGGPASVYAEDAAKFDAEIFELGIPTFGICYGFQTMAVALGGEVARTGRREYGSTDTQLTEAASTSCLFAGQPAEQVVWMSHGDSVASAPEGFEVLASTADTPVAAFGDDTRKLYGVQWHPEVLHSAHGQQVLEAFLHQTAGIPNDWKPSSIIDEQVARIREQIGDNEVICALSGGVDSAVAAALVQRAVGDKLTCVFVDHGLLRKNERKQVEEDFVKATGVRLVTVDAAEQFLGELAGVTDPEAKRKIIGREFIRVFEQTAAELVAQSRNDGEPGEIKFLVQGTLYPDVVESGGGTGTANIKSHHNVGGLPEDMTFELVEPLRALFKDEVRAVGRELGVPEVIVARQPFPGPGLGIRIIGEVTHERLELLREADAIVREELTAAGLDEEIWQCPVVLLADVRSVGVQGDGRTYGHPIVIRPVSSEDAMTADWTRLPYDVIARVSNRITNEVDGVNRVVMDVTSKPPGTIEWE
- a CDS encoding DUF3054 domain-containing protein; this encodes MDATATTKDRTDTRPDSRGSGALGSWLLVDLILVGLFALIGRAAHRESLDFAGWFATASPFLVALAVGWAIALLLGVDTKRVSFADHTIIAMTIALGLGLRVLSGETAEVPFVLVATVVLLVFLLVPRLVVRTVARRR
- a CDS encoding Bax inhibitor-1/YccA family protein translates to MSNSALKRNPYFNGQIQDAPRQAAPAGQGQQYGQQYGQQPGYGQQPMHEAPQYGQGYQQPGYPQGYQQVQAPGPEQLNHQFNMPSPSADSMDRMTVEDSIAKSATLFAVVLAAAAGTWMVALANPQLGLGLAVIGSLVALVLSFVLAFKKEPSVPLIMIFGVAEGLLVGGFSAALESMYSGIVLQAVLATLIVIGTTLLLFTSGKVRTTPKVTKFFMVAGLAYLVFSLVNFGLSMFGVIDSPFGLRTSVEIFGIPLGVILGIFAVVMGAYMLVGDFEFIEQGARAGAPRRFGWIAAYSVISTIVFIYIELLRLIAILRGND